GATTGCGTGACCATTGACCGCGGCGATCACGGGTGTGCTCAGCTCAAATGCCGCCGGGGTGATCGGCGAGGCGGTGAACGCCTGCTCGTCCTCGGGGGCATCGAATGGGCTTGTCGGCGATGACAGGTCGGCTCCGGCGCAGAAGGCGTCGCCGGCACCGGTCAGAACGATCGCGCGAACCGCGTCGTCAGCGTCGCAGTCACGGTAGGCCTGGCTCAGCAGCTGCCCCATCACCGCGGTGTAGGCGTTGCGGGCCTGCGGCCGATTCAGCGTGAGCAGCGCGACGCCCTCGGTGACGCTGACCCTCAGGTCGGTCGTCAGCGCAGGTAAACCTCGCTGCCGCTGGGATAGCCGCCGCCGGTGGTGGTGACGTGGACGTGGTCGTAGTGGCCGTAGCCGCCGCGCTGGGCCCCGCCGCCGGGTGTGTAGTAGACACCGCGCCAGATGGCGTCCTGCAGGCCGAACCGGCCGGCGTTCTCCATCACATAGGCCACGATCGAATCTCCGAGCGCGATTCCCTCGGCGCTGCCCGGGTTGGGGACCATCACATCGAGCGCCAGCCCGTTGGGGTGCCAGCGCAGCGCGTCGGCCCGTACGCCACCGATCTGCATGATCTGGGGAAAGGCGTCGCTGATGCTGCGAGCGGCTTGGATCGTGCGCACCTGCAGGCCCCGCTCCGGGGCGACTCCCGCGGGCAGGAACCGCGGCACGGTGCGCGTTCGTGAGGCCACGGCGAACCGCGCGGGTGGACCCGCTTCGGGCGTTGCTGCCGGTGCGGCGACCAGCTGCAAACCGCCTGGTGAATTGTCTTCAGCAACCACCGCAATGGATTCTTTCGGCACCGCAGGATTGGCGCTACCGCCCACAGCAAAGAACAATGCAGCTGGTGCGAGGACGGCAGCCATCAAAACCGATGATCGTTTGCGCTGGCTGGCTAACTCGTGTCGGCCCACGGGGAGACACAATACGAGAAATTTGGCTAATAGTCACAAATTTATAAACCTCATAAATTCCTTATTGTCTTGCTCGCCACATGTGAATGGCGACGGGCGCCACATCGTGTGCGATTCGCGCAGGTGAGCGCGGCCTCGCGCCGGCCTCCCCCGCTTGCAAAGGAAGATCACCTAAGCAGATGGGTCTACACTGCATCTCATGAAATCGACGACCCTCGCCGCAGCGGTCTTGGGCTTGGCCGTGACCCTCGCAGCACCCGCTCACGCCGACCCCGACACCGATTTCGCCCGAGAACTGCACACCTATGGCATCTACGGCCCCCGGGACTACAACGCCTGGCTGGGCAAGATCGTCTGCGAGCGGTTGGACAAGGGCGTCGACGGCGACGCGGCCAAGTCGGTCCGCTTCATCACCCCCAACCTGCAAAAGGGAACCAACCAGGCGCAGGCCTGGCAGTTCCTTGGCGCCTCGGTCCACACCTACTGCCCGGACAAGCGGCCGGTGCTGGAGCGCGCAGCACAGCAAGGCTGATTGAGGCCCTTCTCCCCCTGGTCCCGCCGCTGAAGCGGACCTAGGGTCGGTGGTAACCGATCCGACCGGTGGGAGGGCCCGCAATGGCCGCAGACAGCAATCTCGACAGCTTCGGAACCCGGGGCCAACTGAGCGTCGACGACACCACGTATCAGATTCGACGGCTCGATCGCGTCGATGGCTCGGCGCGACTTCCCTACAGTCTCAAGGTTCTGCTGGAAAACCTGCTGCGCAACGAAGACGGCCGGCTGGTTACCGCCGAGCAGGTCGACGCGATGGCGGCCTGGGACCCGAGCGCCGCGCACGGCCGGGAAATCGCCTATACGCCGGCGCGGGTGTTGATGCAGGACTTCACCGGGGTGCCGTGTGTGGTCGACCTGGTCGCGATGCGCGACGCGATCTCCGAGCTGGGTGGCAAGACCACCCGCATCAACCCGCTGTGCCCCACCGAGCTGGTGATCGACCACTCGGTGATCGCCGACGTCTTCGGCCGCACCGACGCGTTCGCGGTCAACGCCGAGCTGGAATTCGAGCGCAATGCCGAGCGCTATCAGCTGCTGCGCTGGGGCCAGCAGGCATTCGATGACTTCTCCGTGGTGCCGCCCGACACCGGCATCTGCCACCAGGTGAACCTGGAGTACCTGGCGCGGGTGGTGTTCACCCGCGACAGCGCCGACGGACCGCTGGCTTACCCCGACACCCTCGTCGGCACCGACTCGCACACCCCGATGGTCAACGGACTCGGCGTCCTGGGCTGGGGAGTCGGCGGGATCGAAGCCGAAGCGGCCATGCTTGGTCAACCCATGAGCATGCTGATCCCACCGGTGGTCGGCCTGAAACTGACCGGCGAGCTGCAGCCCGGCACCACCGCCACCGACCTGGTCCTGACCGTCGCCGAGCTGCTGCGCGCCACCGGGGTGGTCGGCAAGTTCGTCGAGTTCTTCGGTCCCGGGGTGGCCAACGTCCCGCTGGCGAACCGGGCCACGATCGGCAACATGAGCCCGGAATACGGGGCCACCTGCGCCATCTTCCCGATCGACCACGTCACCTGCGACTATCTGCGCCTGACCGGCCGCTCTGAGCATCAGATCAAGCTGGTGGAGGCCTACGCCAAAGAGCAGGGCATGTGGCACGACCCGGATCGAGAACCGGTCTACTCGCAGACGCTGGAATTGGATCTGAGCAGTGTGGAGCCGTCGATCGCCGGCCCCAAACGGCCGCAGGACCGCATCCCGCTGCGGTTGGCCCCGCACACCGTCGCTGCGCTGCTCGACGGCGCCGAAACCACCGCTCAGGCCCTGTCGGACCTGGATAAGGCGTCGGCGGCATCGTTCCCGGCCAGCGACCCGATCGCTTTCGGCGAATCCCAATCCGAAGGCAGGCCGCGGGAGCAGTGGGACGGTGGCGACAAGCTGCCCTGGCGGACCGATGCCAAGCCAATCGAACTCGCCGACGGGACCCACACCGAGATCGACAACGGTGACGTGGTGATCGCCGCGATCACCTCGTGCACCAACACCTCGAACCCCTCGGTGATGGTCGGCGCGGCACTGCTGGCCCGCAACGCCGTCGACAAGGGTTTGTCGCGCAAGCCGTGGGTGAAGACCACCCTGGCGCCCGGGTCGCGGGTGGTCACCGACTACTACGAGCGGGCGGGCCTGACGCCCTACCTGGACAAGTTGGGCTTCAACCTGGTCGGCTACGGCTGCACCACCTGCATCGGCAACTCGGGACCGCTGATCCCAGAGGTGAGTAAGGCCGTCGTCGACAACGATCTGACCGTGTGTTCGGTGCTGTCGGGCAACCGCAACTTCGAGGGCCGCATCCACCCCGAAGTCCGGATGAACTTCCTGGCGTCCCCGCCGCTGGTGGTCGCCTACGCACTGGCCGGCACTCTGCGCGTCAACCTGCTCACCGATCCGCTGGGCACCGGCAGCGACGGCGAACCGGTGTATCTGCGCGACATCTGGCCCACCACCGACGAGATCGCCGCCGTGGTCGACGACAACCTGCAGGCCGAGATGTTCACCACCAGCTACGCCGACGTCTTCACCGGCGACGACCGCTGGCGTTCCCTGGACGTCCCCGACACCGACACCTTCTCCTGGGCACCGGATTCCACCTACGTGCGCCAGCCGCCGTACTTCGACGGCATGACCCGTGACCCGGCGCCACTCACCGACATCACCGGCGCCCGGGTGCTGGCCAAGCTCGGCGACTCGGTCACCACCGACCACATCAGTCCGGCCGGATCCATCCGCTACGACTCACCCGCCGGAAAGTACCTGTCCGAGCACGGAATTGAGCGCAAGGACTTCAACTCCTACGGCTCGCGGCGCGGCAACCACGAAGTGATGATCCGCGGCACCTTCGCCAACGTGCGACTGCGCAACCAATTGGCACCCGACACCGAGGGCGGCTTCACCCGCGACTTCACCCAGCCGGACGGTCCGGTCAGCACCATCTACGACGCGTCGGTGAACTACCTCGCCGCCGGCACTCCCCTGGTGATCTTGGCCGGTAAGGAATACGGATCCGGCTCCTCACGCGACTGGGCCGCCAAGGGCACCGTGCTACTCGGTGTGCGGGCGGTGCTGGCGGTGTCCTACGAGCGCATCCACCGGTCCAACCTGATCGGCATGGGCGTGCTTCCGCTGCAGTTCCCCGACGGCGCCGACGCAGACTCGCTGGGCCTGACCGGTGAAGAGACCTTCGACATCACCGGGGTGACCGCACTGAGCGACAGCATTCCCGACACCGTGCACGTCCAGGCCGGCGACATCGCATTCGATGCGACGGTGCGCATCGACACCCCCGGCGAGGCCGACTACTACCGGCACGGCGGCATCATGCAATACGTACTGCGCCAATTGCTCGACTGATGGGCACCCAAACGGGGGCGACGGTGCCGGCGACCGGGACCCGCGAGGCGATCCGCACGCTCAACCCGGGCTACTTCGCGCTGGTGATGGCCAGCGGCATGGTCTCGACCGCGATGTATCACCAGAAATCCCAATGGGTTTCGGTGCTGCTGCTGTGGGTGACGGTGCTCTCCTACCTGGTGTTGATCGTGGTATCGACAGTGCGTGTCGTGGCCTACCGCCGCGAATTCCTGGCCGATCTCTATGATTCCGGGCGCGCCTTCGGTCTGTTCACATTCGTCTCGGCCACCAATGTGCTGGGAGCGCGGCTGGTCATCGACGGGCACAGCACTGTCGCGGTCGGGCTGCTGGTGGTCAGCACGCTGACCTGGCTGGTGCTGGGTTATCTGATTCCGTGGACCGCGGTGCTGGGGACCTCGGAGCGGCCGGTGGTGCGCCGGGCCAACGGCACCTGGTTCATCTGGGTGGTGGCCAGCCAGTCCATTGCGGTGCTGGCCGCGGTGCTCGAGGTGGAGGTGTCCGAACCGTGGCGTCAAAGCCTGGCGCTGCTTGCCGTGGCGTCCTGGTCGGTAGGAGTGTTCCTCTACGGCGCCGCCGGAATCTTTGTCGCGCTGCGGCTGCTGCTCTACCCGCTGCTGCCCGAAGACCTCGTCCCGCAGTACTGGGTGGCGATGGGCGCCACCGCGATCACCGTGCTGGCCGGTGCCCACATCGTCGAGATGGCCGAAGCGCCGATGGTGCACGCCACCCGCGGTCTGATCGCCGGAACGTCGGTGATGTTCTGGGCGTTCGGCACCTGGCTGATTCCGCCGATGATCGCCGCCGGCGTGTGGCGCCACGTCGTCCATCGCGTACCCCTGCGCTACGAAGCGCCCTGGTGGAGCGTGATCTTCCCGCTGGGCATGTACGGGGTGGGCAGCCACTACCTGGGGCAGGCCGACCACCTGCCGATCGTCTACTACATCGGTTCGGTCGAGAGCTGGATCGCGCTGGCCGCCTGGACCGTTGTGTTCGTCTTGATGCTGCACCACCTGGCGGTCACGCTCGGGCCCGGGCGCAGCGCCAAGCTGACGGGCGGCGGCTCACCCGATCCGGGCGCCGTCGGCGCCGAAGAAGTGCAGATCGGTCACGTCGAAGCCCAGCGACAGCCGGGCGCCGCGGCGCACCTCGGTGTTACCGGGAACCCGGGCGACCACTGATTGCGAAGTCTGCGGGTCAACCGTCGTGCCGTATAGGTTAGTGTCGGCGCCCAGTTCCTCGACGAAGTCCACCTCGACAGCGATCCCGCGATCGGCGATCTGTAGGTGCTCGGGTCGAATGCCGACGACCAGCTGCGTTGCTGCTGAAGATATTTCCCTCGGTACGCCGATGTGATAACCGCCCAGCGAGACCGCGCCGTCGACGACGGAGACCGCAAACAGGTTCATCGCCGGCGACCCGATGAATCCGGCGACGAAGACATTGGCCGGCGTGCGGTAGAGCTCGCGCGGCGGCGCGCATTGCTGCAGTACCCCGTCGCGCAATACCGCGACGCGATCCCCCATCGTCATGGCCTCTACCTGATCGTGGGTGACATAGACGGTGGTGATTCCCAGTCGCCGCTGCAGTTCGGCGATCTGGTTGCGGGTCTGTACCCGCAGCATGGCGTCCAGGTTCGACAGCGGCTCGTCCATCAAGAAAACCTGCGGACGGCGCACGATCGCGCGGCCCATCGCGACGCGTTGGCGTTCGCCGCCGGAGAGGTCCTTGGGCTTGCGCGCCAAGAGCTCGGCCAGTCCCAGCAGCTGGGCGGCTTCGGCCACCCGGGCGCGGATCTCGGCTTTGGGGGTCTTGGCGACTTTGAGGGCGAAACCCATGTTCTGCGCCACGGTCATGTGCGGATACAGGGCGTAGTTCTGGAACACCATGGCGATGTCGCGATGGCCGGGGTCGGTTGCGGTGACATTGCGATCGCCGATGTAGATCTGACCGGCGTCAACGGGTTCCAGGCCGGCCAGCATCCGCAGCGTGGTCGTCTTGCCGCAACCCGACGGCCCGACCAGCACCATGAACTCGCCGTCGGCGACCGCGAGGTCCAGCGTGTCCAGGGCGGGGCGGTCGGCGCCCGGATAGTGCCGGGTCACCGAGTCGAAGGTCACTGAAGCCACTCTGTTTCTCCTGACTACCGTCCACCGAAGCCTGTGGCCGCGATCCCACTGACGAAGGCCCGCTGGGCGATCGCGTAGATGACCACCAGCGGGGCCAGCATCAGCATGGAGGCGGCCATCAGGACCGGCCACTCGGCGACGTACTCCCCCTGCATCCACACCAATCCGAGGGTCAGGGTGGCGATGCCCTTGCGCTGAATCATCAGCAGCGGCCACAGAAAGTCATTCCAGACGTTGATCCAGGTCAGCACCGCCAGCACCATCACCGCGGGTTTGGCATGCGGCAACAGAATCCGCCAATAGATCGCCCACGGTGAGCACCCATCCAAGATCGCGGCTTCCTCCAGATCCATGGGCAGGGTGGCGAAAAACTGCCGCATCAGATAGGTGCCGAACGCGCTGCCGAACAGGCCGGGGATGATCATCGCCCACATGGTGTCGGTCCACCCGAACACCCGCATCAAGATGAACTGCGGAATCACCGTGACCGTCAACGGCACCATCAGCGTGGCCAGATACAGCACGAACAGCGTGTCACGGCCGGTGAACGGCAGCCGGGCGAAGGCATACCCAGCCAGTGAACAGAAGAACACCTGCCCGGCCGTCACGCAGCCCGCGTAAAGAATGGTGTTGAACAGCATCCGCCAGAACGGCATTCGGGCGAACACTTCGACGTAGTTCGACCATTGCGGATGGGCCGGCAACAACATCGGCTGGCTGATCTCGGCCTGGCGCTTCAGTGAGCCCGACAGCGCCCACAGAATCGGGAACAACGCGCAGGCGGTGACGGCGCCCAGTCCCGCGTAGACGCCCAGCAGCCCGGCAATGCGATGCCGCGCCGGTGTCCCGGTCACTGGTTCACCGCGTTCCTGCGTGACAACCGCAATTGGACGACGGTCAGGACCAGCAGCACGGCAAACATCACCCAGGCCAGCGCGGACGCATACCCGAAGTCCAAGAAGGCAAAGGCCTGCTGGAACAACATGATGGCCAACACGTAAGTACCGGTCTCCGGCCCGCCGCTGCTGCCGGTGAGCACGTACACCAGATCGAATGCCTGGAACGCGTTGATCACCGAGATCACCACCACAAACCACACGGCGCCGCGGATCATCGGCACCGTGATGGACACGAAGCGCCGCACCTCGCCGGCGCCGTCGATGCGGGCCGCCTCGTGCAGGGAGTCGGGAACGCCCTGCATGGCTGCCAGCAGAATCACCGTCGCAAACGGCACGCTCTTCCAGACGCTGACCAGACACAACGAGGCCATCGCCCAGTGCGGTTCGGTGAGCCACGGCACCGGTGCGATGCCGAACCAGCCGAGCATGATGTTGAGCAATCCGCTGTCGGTGTTGAACACGAACTGCCACACCACCGCGATCACCACCGAGGACACCGCCAACGGCAGAAACGCGATCGCACGAAACAGGCCGATACCCTTGATCTTCCGGTTCAGCAGCCCCGCCACGACCAGACTGATCAGCACCGTCGGGACCACAGTCCCGACGGTGAACACCGTCGTATTGCGGACCGCGATGCCGAACAATGGGTCAGCGGTGAACAGGTCGCGATAGTTCGTGGCGCCGACGAAGGTCGGCGAGGTGAACAGATCCCACCGCTGGAAGCTCATGTAGAGCGAGAAGGCCAGCGGGAACGCCATGAACACCGCGACCGCCGCCAGGTTCGGGGCGATGAACCAGCGTCCTGCACGTGCGCGTCTGCGGGTGGGATTCATGCGGTGGCTAACACTTCGTCGATCTGCGGTGCTAGGCCGGTCTTCAGCGTTGCCGCGGGCCGCTTGCCGCGCAGTACCGGCCCGATCGCGCGGTCCATCAGGGCGTGGACCTTCTGCCAGTCCGGGGAGATCGGCAGGCCTTCGGAATGCGCCGGGCCGCCGGTCAGCACCGCAAGGTTGCGGATCCCGGTGTGCGCGGCGGTGAATCCGGGTGTGTCGATCGCCGAGCGCAGCACCGGTACGAACAGGCCGGACTCCCCGATCAGCGACTGTCCTACCGGGCCCGCCGCGAATTTGAGGAATTCCCAAGCCTGTTCCCGGTGGCGACTGTCGGCGGCAATGGCCAGACCGGTGCTGCCGATGGCGGATCGAGCCGCCATACCCTTGGCCGCGGCAGCCGGACCGGTCGGCAGCACCGCCACGTCGAAATCCAGATCCTCGGCTTGAACGAAGGTCTGGTAGCGCCAGTGCCCGCCGAGCGCCATCGCCGCATTGCCCGCGGTGAACAGGCCCATGGTGGAGATCGACTGGGTGTCCGCGGCGGCGGGCGCCACCCGATGCACGTTGGACAGATCCGCGTAGAACTGGATCCCGGCGAGAAAATCGTCGTCGTCGAAGTTCAGGTGGGTCGGGTTGACCCGCGGCACCGCCCACGGCACCCCGTTGTTCATGCCGAACAGCGCTGCGGAGTACGGCGGCGACCAGGTGTCGACAAAGCCCCACTGGGTGACTCGGCCATTGCCGGACCGCCGGGTGAGTGCGGCGGCGGTGGCCAAGAACTCGTCGAACGTCCAGGGCGTGTCCCAGCGGCCCGGCGGTGGCGGCACACCGGCCTCGGCGAAGATCTTGGCGTTATAGAACAGGAACGCACCCGACCACTGCTCCGGGAACGCGTACTGGCCGCCGTTGAAGCCGAACGTCTCGTAGAGCGCGGGAATGCTGTCGGCGCGCAACGCCGCCGCGAACCGCCGATCCCGATCCAGCAGAGTGTTCAAGTCCAACAGCACGCCGCGGTCGGCAAGTCCGGCGTAGTTGAACTCCCACGCCATCAGCACATCCGGGCATTTCCCGCCGGCGCAGAACGTCGACATCTGCTGGGTCGGGTCGCCGCCGGCCAGAATCGTGCGCACCCGAATGTCGGGGTGTTCGCGTCCGAACGCGTTAATGATCCGCATCCGGGCTTCGGCTTCTTCGGGGTTGGCCGCAAAGAAGAAGGTCAGTGCGTCGTCGTCGCTGCCGCAGGCCGACATCGCGGGCAACAGTGCTGCGGCCCCGATCGCTCCGGCGCCGCGCAGCACGCTGCGGCGCGTAAGTGATCGTGCACCGGAGGCCAGCACCCGCGAAACCGTCAGACTTCGATCGGCGGGTAGAGACGTTCGAGGGTGAACTGACGATCTCGGCGCGCAGCCCAGGAGCTGGCAATAAGTGATACCACCAGGATCCCGGCCAACACGGCCACCGATGTCCACAACCGCTCGTCGATACCGCCGACGGTCAACTGGCGTAACCCGTTGACGGCATACGTCATCGGGTCGTAGGGATGCAATATCTGAAACGGTTTCGCCGTCGTCTCGACCGGATACACCCCGCCGGACGACACCAGCTGGAACATCAGGAAGGCCAGGGTGAACACCCGGCCGACGGCCACACCGAGCACGGCGTTGAACGCTTGGATCATCGCCAGGAACGACGCGGCGATCAACGCCAAGAAGGCGACCATGCCCGCGGCGTGGCGGGCCTGCAGCCCCACCCCGAAGTGCACCACCGTGTACATGAGCAAGACCTGGCACACCCCCAGCAGCAGGGCCGGCCAGTACGAGGCGAGCACCACCCGCAGAGCGCCGACGCCGTTGACGATGGCGCGAGTCTGCAGCGGGGTCAATAACATCCACACGATCAGCGAGCCGATGAACAGTGCCAGCGGCAAGAAGAACGGGGCGAACCCGGTGCCGAAGGTGGCTGCGTGATGGGTGAAGTCCATGTCCACCCCGACCGGGCTGGCCAGGATGGCCGAGACGTCGACGCGTTGCTGGTCGGTGATGGTCGATGCGCGCTGGTCGGCCTCGCCCAGCCCCGACGCCAGTTGGGCGGCGCCGTCCTTGAGCTGATTGCTGCCGTCGGTCAGTTGGACCAGCCCGTCGCTGAGCTGGTTCGCCCCGGCTACCAGCGCGGTGGCCCCGTCGCGTAGCGCGACCACATCCGACCGGAGACCGCCGTCGAGGGCGTGGGTCATGAAGGTACGCAGCCCGCTGTTGGGATTGGCCAGATCGTTCTCCAGCTGTTGGGTGTTGGCGCGCAGCTGGTTCAGGCCCTCGTCGGTGGCCGGGTCCAGTCCCTCGACATCGAGCAGCCGCTGGGCGCCGGCGAGGGTGTCACCGAGCCCGCGTACCGCCGGGTCGGGGTTGCCGCGCAAGGCGTCTACCACCTGGTTGACGATCCCGGCAGCCTGTTGGTAGTTGACGTTGAGCGACGCGATCCGGTCACTGACCGTCTTGAGGTTGCCGCTGAGGCTGGCGGCGGCCGCACCGGCGGCATTCGGGTCGAAGCCCATGTTGGCGAGGTCGTCGGTCACCTTGAGCAGCGGATCGGTCGCCCGTTGGACACCGTGATTCAGCTGGCGGATTCCGTCGGCGAGCGCCGCCGAACCGTCACGGGCCGTGCCCATGTTGTCGGCCAACGTTTTTGAGCCGTCCGAGAGTTGGCCGGCTCCGTCCGCCGCATTCTTGACCTCGTCGGTCACCTGGGTCAGTGCGGTGCCGATCACCTGCTGGCCGACCTTGGAGCTCACTTCGTTGAGCACCTCGCGGGCGGCGTTCTGCCCCATGACCGAGGCCAGGTAGTTGTTGGCGTCGTTGAACCGGAACTGGATCTGTGCTTTTTGCGGATGCGGGCCCGCCGGGGACACCACCGCCGTGCTGAAATCCGACGGCAGGGTGATCGAGAAGTAGTAGGTTCCGTCGGAAACACCTTTGACGGCTTCGCTTTCCGACACCTGATGCAGATCGAGCTGCTTGGAGTCGATCAGCGCCCGGGTGACCTCGTCACCAGCATGCAACTGTTCACCCGAGACCACGGCGCCGGTGTCCTCGTTGACCAGGGCGACCGGGATTTTGTCGATGGCGGCGAACGGATTCCAGAACGCCCACAGATACATCGCCCCGTAGAGCAGCGGCAGCACGATGATGGTGATCAGGGCCAGCCGCGGCATGGTGCCGCGCGAATAGCGTTTGAGGTCGGTGCCCAGTGACATTCCGGCGAGCATGGTCAGCGGTTCCCCTTCTCGTGTCGGCCGGGAACGAGCTCGGCGCGCTCCAGACGGTCGACGGTGATCTGCCCGGCGAGCCCGAACCCGTCGGGAATCGGGTTGGCCGACGAGGTGATCACGGTCTGCTTCTCCCCCAGCGCGACCAGCCGGGTAAGCAGGATCGCGCGATCGCGGCTGTTTTTGATCTCATCGATGCTGCCGACCACCAGCAGCGGTGGACGTGCGGTGTTGGCCAGCGCGATGCGCAGCAACAACCCGGTCATTTCATCGAGGTGCTCGACGTAGTCGTGCAGTTGGGGTACCGGCAGGTCGCCGAAGACCGGGCGGCAGATCGCGTCGCGCTCGGCGTCGCCGGCACGGCGGACCAACTGGTACCAGGGTGCATCCCAGCGGATCTGTTCGGTGATCAGGTCTGCGACCGTCACCGACTCGAAGATCGCGTCGAGCTGTTCGATCCCGGCCAGGGCAGCGACGTCGAAGATGTCGCGGGCTTTGTTGCGCCCGAGCACGGTGAGCGTGCCCGACGATGGCTTCATCCGGCCGGCCAGGTTCATCATCAGGGCGGTGCGACCCGACCCCGGAGGACCGACCAGCACGGTGGTACCGCCTGCCGGAATGTCCAAATCCAGCGGTCCGAAGACGCGTCCCCACGGCCCGGTCATCGTGATGCCACGGGCCGTCACCGCGGGCGGTGACGGCGCTGGCGCC
The window above is part of the Mycolicibacter sp. MU0102 genome. Proteins encoded here:
- a CDS encoding DUF732 domain-containing protein: MKSTTLAAAVLGLAVTLAAPAHADPDTDFARELHTYGIYGPRDYNAWLGKIVCERLDKGVDGDAAKSVRFITPNLQKGTNQAQAWQFLGASVHTYCPDKRPVLERAAQQG
- a CDS encoding ABC transporter substrate-binding protein, with amino-acid sequence MSACGSDDDALTFFFAANPEEAEARMRIINAFGREHPDIRVRTILAGGDPTQQMSTFCAGGKCPDVLMAWEFNYAGLADRGVLLDLNTLLDRDRRFAAALRADSIPALYETFGFNGGQYAFPEQWSGAFLFYNAKIFAEAGVPPPPGRWDTPWTFDEFLATAAALTRRSGNGRVTQWGFVDTWSPPYSAALFGMNNGVPWAVPRVNPTHLNFDDDDFLAGIQFYADLSNVHRVAPAAADTQSISTMGLFTAGNAAMALGGHWRYQTFVQAEDLDFDVAVLPTGPAAAAKGMAARSAIGSTGLAIAADSRHREQAWEFLKFAAGPVGQSLIGESGLFVPVLRSAIDTPGFTAAHTGIRNLAVLTGGPAHSEGLPISPDWQKVHALMDRAIGPVLRGKRPAATLKTGLAPQIDEVLATA
- a CDS encoding aconitate hydratase; this encodes MAADSNLDSFGTRGQLSVDDTTYQIRRLDRVDGSARLPYSLKVLLENLLRNEDGRLVTAEQVDAMAAWDPSAAHGREIAYTPARVLMQDFTGVPCVVDLVAMRDAISELGGKTTRINPLCPTELVIDHSVIADVFGRTDAFAVNAELEFERNAERYQLLRWGQQAFDDFSVVPPDTGICHQVNLEYLARVVFTRDSADGPLAYPDTLVGTDSHTPMVNGLGVLGWGVGGIEAEAAMLGQPMSMLIPPVVGLKLTGELQPGTTATDLVLTVAELLRATGVVGKFVEFFGPGVANVPLANRATIGNMSPEYGATCAIFPIDHVTCDYLRLTGRSEHQIKLVEAYAKEQGMWHDPDREPVYSQTLELDLSSVEPSIAGPKRPQDRIPLRLAPHTVAALLDGAETTAQALSDLDKASAASFPASDPIAFGESQSEGRPREQWDGGDKLPWRTDAKPIELADGTHTEIDNGDVVIAAITSCTNTSNPSVMVGAALLARNAVDKGLSRKPWVKTTLAPGSRVVTDYYERAGLTPYLDKLGFNLVGYGCTTCIGNSGPLIPEVSKAVVDNDLTVCSVLSGNRNFEGRIHPEVRMNFLASPPLVVAYALAGTLRVNLLTDPLGTGSDGEPVYLRDIWPTTDEIAAVVDDNLQAEMFTTSYADVFTGDDRWRSLDVPDTDTFSWAPDSTYVRQPPYFDGMTRDPAPLTDITGARVLAKLGDSVTTDHISPAGSIRYDSPAGKYLSEHGIERKDFNSYGSRRGNHEVMIRGTFANVRLRNQLAPDTEGGFTRDFTQPDGPVSTIYDASVNYLAAGTPLVILAGKEYGSGSSRDWAAKGTVLLGVRAVLAVSYERIHRSNLIGMGVLPLQFPDGADADSLGLTGEETFDITGVTALSDSIPDTVHVQAGDIAFDATVRIDTPGEADYYRHGGIMQYVLRQLLD
- a CDS encoding carbohydrate ABC transporter permease, coding for MNPTRRRARAGRWFIAPNLAAVAVFMAFPLAFSLYMSFQRWDLFTSPTFVGATNYRDLFTADPLFGIAVRNTTVFTVGTVVPTVLISLVVAGLLNRKIKGIGLFRAIAFLPLAVSSVVIAVVWQFVFNTDSGLLNIMLGWFGIAPVPWLTEPHWAMASLCLVSVWKSVPFATVILLAAMQGVPDSLHEAARIDGAGEVRRFVSITVPMIRGAVWFVVVISVINAFQAFDLVYVLTGSSGGPETGTYVLAIMLFQQAFAFLDFGYASALAWVMFAVLLVLTVVQLRLSRRNAVNQ
- a CDS encoding carbohydrate ABC transporter permease, giving the protein MTGTPARHRIAGLLGVYAGLGAVTACALFPILWALSGSLKRQAEISQPMLLPAHPQWSNYVEVFARMPFWRMLFNTILYAGCVTAGQVFFCSLAGYAFARLPFTGRDTLFVLYLATLMVPLTVTVIPQFILMRVFGWTDTMWAMIIPGLFGSAFGTYLMRQFFATLPMDLEEAAILDGCSPWAIYWRILLPHAKPAVMVLAVLTWINVWNDFLWPLLMIQRKGIATLTLGLVWMQGEYVAEWPVLMAASMLMLAPLVVIYAIAQRAFVSGIAATGFGGR
- a CDS encoding tellurite resistance/C4-dicarboxylate transporter family protein, translating into MGTQTGATVPATGTREAIRTLNPGYFALVMASGMVSTAMYHQKSQWVSVLLLWVTVLSYLVLIVVSTVRVVAYRREFLADLYDSGRAFGLFTFVSATNVLGARLVIDGHSTVAVGLLVVSTLTWLVLGYLIPWTAVLGTSERPVVRRANGTWFIWVVASQSIAVLAAVLEVEVSEPWRQSLALLAVASWSVGVFLYGAAGIFVALRLLLYPLLPEDLVPQYWVAMGATAITVLAGAHIVEMAEAPMVHATRGLIAGTSVMFWAFGTWLIPPMIAAGVWRHVVHRVPLRYEAPWWSVIFPLGMYGVGSHYLGQADHLPIVYYIGSVESWIALAAWTVVFVLMLHHLAVTLGPGRSAKLTGGGSPDPGAVGAEEVQIGHVEAQRQPGAAAHLGVTGNPGDH
- a CDS encoding ABC transporter ATP-binding protein, translated to MASVTFDSVTRHYPGADRPALDTLDLAVADGEFMVLVGPSGCGKTTTLRMLAGLEPVDAGQIYIGDRNVTATDPGHRDIAMVFQNYALYPHMTVAQNMGFALKVAKTPKAEIRARVAEAAQLLGLAELLARKPKDLSGGERQRVAMGRAIVRRPQVFLMDEPLSNLDAMLRVQTRNQIAELQRRLGITTVYVTHDQVEAMTMGDRVAVLRDGVLQQCAPPRELYRTPANVFVAGFIGSPAMNLFAVSVVDGAVSLGGYHIGVPREISSAATQLVVGIRPEHLQIADRGIAVEVDFVEELGADTNLYGTTVDPQTSQSVVARVPGNTEVRRGARLSLGFDVTDLHFFGADGARIG